A genomic window from Salvia miltiorrhiza cultivar Shanhuang (shh) chromosome 5, IMPLAD_Smil_shh, whole genome shotgun sequence includes:
- the LOC130987081 gene encoding receptor-like serine/threonine-protein kinase SD1-7: MLRITNDGNLVISACLLLCLMAQNPCPSIGTDTLSKGDYITESHTLISKDGIFELGFFTTSSHNTYLGIWYKDFPNKTVVWVANREHPLPNTSGLKQLKLAPNGNLELYHDLDPFWSTSLIPTLPETVEAVLLDDGNLILRDGSKPGRIFWQSFDHPTDAWLAGAGLGRRQRLVSWKSTDDPSPGPFSMEMSSEKPHSFFLMWKMSTVYWRSGDWNVSVFSSVPELSYLYNFSFPANEYGTYIRYSVLNPAVFSMVVLDSSGNLMQLTSLRSKRNWSTTFQLPEEPFCGDCGENGKGRKKMVEVIIAVVVPVVLVFSGGVLGCFYTRRNKHKEGKEDGEDLLSFEFELNVKQPSYDGTRNANTQFDLPMFNYASVSAAANNFSPENKLGEGGFGPVYKGKLLNGLEVAMKRLSKKSRQGFEEFRNEILLIAKLQHRNLVRLLGCCIHPDESILIYEYMPNKSLDLFLFDSTKQELLDWPTRVGIVEGIAQGLLYLHEYSRVRIIHRDLKASNILLDAEMNPKISDFGMARIFGGNDSLAQTNKIVGTYGYMAPEYALQGLSSIKSDVFSFGVLVLEIISGKKNTGFYQTDSLNLLGYTWDLWISGRGVELVDDMVGSPAAASTALRYINVGLLCVQENPNERPNMSSVVSMLSSEIAALPPPNKPAFAVATSSSSSLDVKHSVNGLTVSTIEPR; this comes from the exons ATGTTGAGAATCACAAATGATGGAAACCTAGTAATCTCAGCATGTTTACTGCTATGTTTAATGGCACAAAACCCATGCCCTTCCATTGGAACAGACACACTTTCCAAAGGAGATTACATCACAGAGAGCCACACCTTAATCTCAAAAGATGGCATCTTTGAACTGGGATTCTTCACTACTTCCTCACACAACACCTATTTAGGCATTTGGTACAAAGATTTTCCAAACAAAACTGTAGTTTGGGTGGCTAACAGAGAGCATCCATTGCCCAACACTTCAGGTTTGAAGCAGCTCAAACTAGCTCCAAATGGCAACCTAGAGTTGTACCATGATCTTGATCCCTTCTGGTCCACAAGTTTGATCCCAACTCTGCCAGAAACTGTTGAAGCAGTGCTTCTTGATGATGGGAATCTCATCTTAAGAGATGGATCAAAGCCAGGTAGaatattttggcagagttttgATCACCCTACTGATGCTTGGCTGGCTGGAGCTGGGCTTGGCAGAAGGCAGCGTCTCGTCTCTTGGAAAAGCACCGATGATCCATCTCCGGGACCCTTTTCTATGGAGATGTCTAGTGAAAAGCCTCATTCTTTCTTCTTGATGTGGAAAATGTCAACTGTGTATTGGAGGAGTGGAGATTGGAATGTATCTGTGTTCAGCTCAGTTCCTGAACTGAGCTACTTGTACAATTTCAGCTTTCCTGCAAATGAATATGGAACTTACATAAGATATTCTGTGTTGAATCCTGCTGTCTTCTCCATGGTTGTGTTGGATTCATCAGGAAACTTAATGCAGCTTACATCTCTGCGAAGCAAACGGAATTGGAGCACCACTTTTCAACTACCTGAAGAGCCATTTTGTGGAGATTGTGGGGAAAATGGAAAAG GAAGAAAGAAGATGGTGGAGGTGATCATCGCAGTGGTGGTTCCGGTGGTGTTGGTTTTCTCCGGAGGCGTTCTGGGCTGCTTCTACACCAGGAGGAACAAACACAAAG AAGGCAAGGAAGATGGAGAGGATCTTTTGTCGTTCGAATTCGAGCTTAATGTGAAGCAGCCATCCTATGATGGAACAAGGAATGCCAACACACAATTTGATTTGCCAATGTTCAATTATGCAAGTGTTTCTGCTGCAGCTAACAACTTCTCACCAGAAAACAAGCTTGGAGAGGGAGGATTTGGACCAGTTTACAAG GGCAAATTACTGAATGGACTAGAAGTGGCCATGAAGAGGCTCTCAAAGAAATCCAGACAAGGCTTTGAGGAATTCAGAAATGAAATCTTGTTAATCGCAAAGCTCCAGCACAGAAACCTCGTTCGCCTCTTGGGCTGCTGCATTCACCCTGATGAGAGCATACTCATCTATGAGTACATGCCTAATAAGAGTCTAGACTTGTTCCTTTTTG ACTCAACCAAACAAGAGTTGCTAGATTGGCCAACACGCGTTGGCATTGTTGAAGGGATTGCTCAAGGGCTCCTCTATCTCCATGAATACTCGAGGGTGCGCATCATTCATAGAGATTTGAAGGCGAGTAACATTCTCCTAGATGCTGAAATGAACCCCAAGATTTCAGATTTTGGCATGGCGCGTATCTTTGGAGGCAATGATTCGCTGGCTCAGACGAATAAGATTGTTGGAACATA TGGCTATATGGCTCCTGAGTATGCATTGCAAGGCCTATCTTCCATAAAGTCTGATGTGTTCAGTTTTGGAGTTTTGGTTCTTGAGATTATAAGTGGCAAGAAGAACACTGGCTTCTACCAAACTGACTCTCTCAATCTTCTTGGATAT ACATGGGATCTGTGGATTTCGGGCAGAGGTGTGGAACTGGTGGATGATATGGTGGGATCTCCGGCGGCGGCTTCGACGGCGTTGAGGTACATAAATGTGGGACTTTTGTGTGTGCAAGAAAATCCCAATGAGAGACCAAACATGTCTAGTGTGGTGTCCATGCTTAGCAGTGAGATTGCAGCTCTTCCACCACCCAACAAGCCTGCATTTGCTGTTGCAACAAGTTCCAGCAGCTCATTAGATGTAAAACATTCTGTCAATGGCTTAACTGTGTCAACTATTGAGCCCAGATGA
- the LOC131026047 gene encoding UPF0496 protein 1-like codes for MERDIWKDDEFSDLVVFENCLHTLDFCTALDSCLKRAACIESIVKVALRKFDDDRANAGRNYSRTLAELRNFSAAEELFTQEFFKVFTRVYAKQALMLERLQAKKQNLDIKLGKLQAWRKVSNVIFAVTFAAVLELDGLEMDARRWKKLVKVENYGRS; via the exons ATGGAG CGCGACATTTGGAAAGACGACGAATTCTCCGATCTCGTCGTCTTCGAGAATTGCCTCCACACCTTGGATTTCTGCACCGCCCTCGATTCGTGCCTCAAACGCGCCGCGTGCATCGAATCTATCGTCAAAGTCGCCCTCCGCAAATTCGACGACGACCGAGCAAATGCGGGGAGGAATTACTCGAGAACTCTGGCGGAATTGAGGAATTTCAGCGCCGCGGAGGAGCTGTTCACGCAGGAGTTCTTCAAGGTCTTCACTCGCGTCTACGCTAAGCAGGCGTTGATGCTGGAGAGGCTGCAGGCGAAGAAGCAAAACCTAGACATAAAATTGGGGAAATTGCAGGCGTGGAGGAAGGTATCGAATGTGATATTCGCGGTGACATTCGCCGCCGTTCTG GAATTAGATGGATTGGAGATGGATGCTCGTAGATGGAAGAAGTTGGTGAAAGTCGAGAATTATGGAAGAAGCTGA